AAACAAACTCCGACCCAGACCATTGATGTCTGCCAATGTCGAAATACTCCATGATGGATATGAGCCAAAGTTTAAAATTTAGCACATCTTTGGATTGCTCCCAACATGCTGCCTCACGtttacacacacgcacgcacacacacgcacactcacaaaTGGCTCCAATCACAGAGCGCTAAAATAAAGCGAGTTTGTCTCACTTTCTCACTGGAAATGTAAAATGTCCGAAGCTTTGACTGAAACAACAAGCCACTGAACTGGCACGGAGGATTTCTTCGTTTGAAATATTACTAGTCTGAATTTTTCTCTTTAAGATAAAAACCCatctataataaatattattattattattattaccattcttcatcttatcattattattattattattaggcaacAAGCTTTTTTTAGGCTACTGTGCAAATTTTCTGCAAAATATGAACTTTAAATGTCAGTGGGGGACGGGGCTCTGTCCTCTTCTGAGCCGACCAGAATGTGAGTGCTCTTTGAAGGCAGGTCTTGGCAGCATGACGAAGACTCCAGCGTGTTACTTAGCAGCTCTGAGTGGTCTTCATCAGATGCAATACTCCCATTGGGTAAGGCGCCCATGTCGACGCTTAAGCAGCTGTCCAAAGGAGCATACATTTCTAGTGAGGAGTTCCCTTCCAGCTCCACTGTGGGTGACCCACAGTGGACCACCACCGCTGTCTCACCTTCTGCACCCTCAGCCTTGGTGTATCCAGCAGGCAAGCCTGCGTCTAGTGGTCCGCCTTCAAAGCCAAGAACTGTGCCTTGGTCGATCTGATAAAAGAGAACCGAGGTATCTTTCAAGTAATCTTGGGGATGCTCTCCCAGCACCTGGGTGGACCCATTCAAGTTTTCCGTAAAACACAGCACTGACGCCCCAGGGGGCAGCTCTCCTTGGATGATAACTGGAGCTCCTAATTCAGTCTCTGTGGTATCAGCCTCACTGATGACTTCCTGCGTGCCATCAGGCGACCCGGGTCCTTCAAGAAGGCATACGCCTAAGCCATTGGACGCTGACATGTCTCCTGCCTGGCCTTCTTCCTCAACCCTTCGGCGGTCAAACTCCTCCGCACTTTGAAGATGGAGCACCGCAGTTTCGTTCTCCATGTCAAAGCTGTCAGTCCCATAGCCATCCCGTTGTAAAGAGTACTCCTTGCCCAAGTCCTGAGGCAGCTCCGACTGTGGACTTGATGGAAGTTCATCAGCATCAACCCCTGAGGTCACCATTTCAGCAACATCAGTCTGTGGTGAAGCGTGAGATGAAGAAGCAGCGGTAGCAGCAATGGTCACTTCTGCCGCAGAGGTTGCCAGTTGCCTATTCTTCTCCAGTTCCAGCTTCATAATAGTATGTAGGTAGTGCGTCCTCACGCGAACAGGGTTGAACTCGATACGACCAGCGGCATTCCGGCAGCCATCCCGGGAACAGCCACAGGGGAATGACATTCGGTCCACCTGAAGGAAGGAAGACAGTGAGTTTGatattgaaaatacataaaacaagcaAGATACACCCCACAAATCCACCCACGCAGTCACCATCTTTTTCAAAGAGTCTACCTGGCACTTGATGCCAGCCTGACTGCAACCGCAGCTTTGTGGATCGCAGTAAAAGCGGCAATCGCAACCACACTCCTCACGCGAGAGGCGGATAGCTCGCAGCTCGGTCTTTTCTTCGCCATCGATCCGGGAAATGCCAGAGGCTCGCAGTAAAGCACGTCGCCGTTTGGTGGGCAGGGGCTGCAGGAAAAAGTAGTCGTCCACGTCCACACTGTCCACGTCAATGTCCTCATCAGACACATCCTCCACAGTAAGGCCTTCTGCCTCGGCAGACTCCACGGTGCCATTCTTGGTTAACtatgagagagaaacagagagggaGCAGGAAAGAAAATGAGGAAAGCTGACATTGTCACAACACCACTGGGtacatcatacaaaaaaaaaaattgtatgaaattagcataagccaccctaattcaTAAGAAAGTCatcacattcaggaatcaagaactcCATCTACATCCTTAATCAACCGAAACTGCAGTGgactgttttattcatttttgtatcttttcactGAACTgaataacatcaaactgtttctGCTTAACAGGAGTGGAGTGGGTCTCAAAAACTTCAACAAGTGAGGTGACGACATCGGCCCATTATTCACtggaattttcttaaaatttgcaaTGAGTAcacggctcgctacttgctatgagcctatgatatgaattacagtatatcaaaactgttgccaaacttaaactgtacactgttgtttagacacaacttaaaatttgacgacgtgcttaaaaataaaattaatagacctTTACTTAATTCAATGCCAAATAATTACCCATAAGGCGGTTAGGCAGCCTAAAGCAAAGTAAGTGATTACAGGtatgaaacaattattttcaaaacGATAATTAAACTGTTCAtttaaaatagaataaattaTAACTGAGGTTATCAAGAAatcctcacatgattgaaatgttccattaacttcatgataaactataaatgtcctaatatgaaaaattcctattctgtgctttataactttatttcattatactaataatcgcagctgaaaaccactaattattaCTCACGCCGAAGACCAGagagcaataaaatgcataatacataatctaaactaattattagtaccaaagaatttaaatactagatatgagataaaataaattgcaataatgtatatgctaactgaAATGTAGCTGTATCGAAAtctgcaaaaggcagttttgaccaaatttttcgctgcaaagttttgtacagacaactaaaacaacttgatgacgtaatacggtatattatataggactatataaatcacagtaccggacagataatgtttagtagtttagaaaattaagtttaatgtcaaacagtaaccagtacataaaatttatttcatgaaacggccgtcccatgaccagaccagagtccgcggcccaccgggcattgcccaaatgccctaatggccagtccaccCCTGCTGCTTATTAATGTGTTGCTGTGTACACATGCCAAGTGAAATGtatacattgtatatatatttatttttatatatacagtcatatgaaaaagtttgggaacccctcttaattctttggatttttgtttctcattggctgagcttccttttaatatatgacatgccttatggaaacagtaggatttcagcagtgacattaagtttattggattaacagaaaatatgcatcctaacaaaattagacaggtgcataaatttggggaacgcaacagagatatgacatcgatacttagttgagcctcctttaacaaatataaacagcctctagacgctgtcctcctatagcctttgatgagtgtctggattctggatggaggtatttttgaccattcttccatacatctTCCATCTCTCcacttcagttcaatttgatggctgctaagcatggacagcctgcttcaaatcatcccatagattttcgatgatattccagtcaggggactgtgacggccattccagaacattgcacttctccctccgcatgaatgtctttgtagatttcgaactgtgttttgggtcattgtgttgttggaatatccaacccctgcgtaacttcaactttgtgactgatgcttgaacattgtcctgaagaatttgttgatattggattgaattcatccgaccctcgactttaacaagggccccagtccctgaactagccacacagcatgatggaacctccactaaatttgacagtaggtagcaggtgttttactTGGAATGtgctgttcttcttccgccatgcaaagcgctttttgttatgaccaaataactcaatgtgtgtctcatcagtccaaagcactttgttccaaaatgaatctggcttgtctaaatgagcattgcatacaacaagcgactctgtttgtggcgtgagtgcagaaagggcttctttctcatcacactgccatacagatgttctttgtgcacattgcgctgaattgtagaacgatgtacagatacaccatctgcaacaagatgttcttgcaggtctttggaggtgatctgtgggttgtctgtaaccattctcacaatcctgcgcatatgccgctcctgtatttttcttggcctgccagacctgctgggtttaacagcaactgtgcctgtggccttccatttcctgatcacattccttacagttgaaactgacagtttaaacctctgagatgtctttttgtagccttcccctaaaccatgagactgaacaatctttgttttcagatctttggagagttgctttgaggatcccatgctgtcactcttcagaggagagtcaaagggaagcacaacttgcaactgaccaccttaaatccctttatatctcatgattggacacacctgtctatgaagttcaaggcgtaacgagctcatccaaccaattttgtgttgccagtaatcagcactgagcagtgacaggcattcaaatcagcaaaattacaaggggacccacatttgtgcacagccagtttttcacatttgatttaatttcatacaactaaatactgcttcactgaaaatctttgttctgaaaacaccgcagtactcagatgatcctaggaaatgaaagacataccactgttatctttttagttgaaagtagagtaaattattatgcaggctgagaggggttcccaaactttttcatatgactgtatataaattaGATCGGGTTGTTCTCTTGCCATCTTTATGTATAAatcttttaattagaaaaaaatatgaatttgtttCTGGTAAGAGTGAagatttgttttgcactttagtgttTAAACTTTGCTCAACAATACCCAGGTTGATGTTTTATTTAGTATACTGATATTTATTAGAAATTACTGTAATATTGATTAATGAAAATATCCAAGTAACTATGGTATATCGTTATTGttgaagtgagaagtcaagtaaaatgaccccTTTCATTGGCTATCTACACAGATTACAACATGCaggttttcgaggcaactcaggccccccttcttcaggcaatgttctacatcttgcctgaagaaggggcctgagttgcctcgaaagcctgtatattgtaatatttttagttagccaataaaaggtgctattttgcttgacttctcactacatccataatggctaacacggtacaacaccctttgtttttgttgattaatctgtggaaagcaaccttatttctctattatattaaaaaagttttccatcGTGTCCATGTCATTCAGCTTTGACCGCTCACCCAATCATCGCTCCCGCTGCGCACATCGTCTCTCCATCCCAccctgtgacactctcagtgctgctaactcacCCTTAGGCGCAGCCGCTCATAATggtaaggcagaaaagcaaattatctattcaacaATGTAGAAATTTAAATCACGACAGAAAACAGTGGCAAGAGTGGATActgaacttcaaaaaaaaaaaaaaaaaaaatgaacaaaaaagaactgcatatactgtaataaaaatcaagaacaaagagaatcgtccaataaacgagaaagagaaaaacatccTGAACAATAtgagaacagaaatgcaaaaaacacaacGTTTATAGCATGTAAATTAAAACTAATtcacaatattgtttttgataAGGCGTTAATGTCAtctaattttgtattttctttttattacttttacttttttacttctgctttttactacgttttattattcattggcatttaaaatagacagttgtagtgaaatactcaagcaACTGATTTTCTATTTGTTGTGACTAAGGATCAAACCGTCTTCCTCCCACAGCcggcatactcttctatatatcatctctttaaatacaatcgctttctctaatggaggagcGCCCGACGCCCTTCGAGTGGCTCAGCCGCAAGATAGCGGATGTCCAGCGTCTGCCCCTGGGGGTTGGTGAgggaagcaagcagggggcggatcccccaagttattattattattattactagacagTAATGTCAGACTGcctgataacgtgcagtgaatccacttgacttgagcattcctagttttcatcttctttctttgtgcgtttagcattcgtttgctcagaggttgatgcgcttgctgcttcctgaggagCTCttctagcagcctgcttcttctcttctttcttttcgtgttaaaactgattaagtctgtgtttgtgttgcaaataaataattcaatagtaaagcaaaaaatgagatttcaatttttgattattaataaatttgcagacctttctgaaaagagTTTTTTCACTGTGCCATTATGgtttattgaatgtagattgattggcaaaaatggcagatttaatatttgaaacagaagggctctgaatacttttCTGGATCCACTCTAAATAAGTTAATTTAACACATACAAGAAGGAATTTCACCATCctctgtaaataataataatagtaaaaatatatttaatttatatagtgcatgtGATAATAATTAccatataaatataacaaaaagatgTCCAAAACAGCATCAAACAGCTCCAGACCCTAGCAAAGGTAGGAAGAAAAGgcgcatgtctttgggaatggaAGACGTCAAAAGATataaactgaaagacaacacgTGATGGCCACCTAATCATCCATTTGCCTGCCCCCCCCTACGCACCTTCATCTTCCGGGCATTGAGTTTCTCCTCTCGTAGATGCTCTCGCAGAACCTGCCTGTGGCTGCTCTCTTGTTCTCGTGCAAATTCTCCCAGGGTGTATCGGCGAATAGCACTATGGTGACGAGCCATGCCAAGAGAGCTTCCCCCTTGGCTGGGCACACTGGTGAATCCTTGCCGGCGAGAGAAGTAGTACACCGTCACAGCATCAAAACGGACACTCTTCCGGCCCAACGACTTCTGCCGCCTCAGGATGGATGCAGCTACAAAACAAGGAGAAGGAAATTGTGGTCAAACATTGGTGGCAAAGTTCCGAGAATACGATATCTTCACAAGCTGAAACCGAATGGAGAGACTGAGCTAAGATGAGAGCAGGAATGAGTATATTGGTACAGCTAACATATTTAAGGAGACCAAGAATGTGTTCTGTTGTTAGAAGAAAAGTTAACGCATCTAAAGCTTTTGACCTCAagaatttgtatacatttttagtGTAGGCTTGATTTATTTTTCCCATCGTTATTAATTCTTACCATTTTGATGGCAGCATCATTGCATTACTATTTTGTGGCTTGGCTTTTAATGCCATCGTCGCTAATTTGGCTGCTTTTCACCTTTGGTGTAACCACGTTGTTTGCAGTATTGGCACTCATTGCCAAGCACACAATCATAATGTCGATATgtttgacattcagaaaaatcGAGGACCGTACACTTCCTTAAAGATAGCCATAGGAGATCAGTGTCGTGAATGTATCATTCACAAAACATTACGCTGCATCTTGACTCTCACCCATTATTGACAAGAACtgcactaaatttgaaaaagccaccaaagACACTTGTGTCCGCTTCATGGAACACAAGCCAGCAGTCTGAggctcctgtttcaaagaagcacaGACCCCTACTGGTCTGAATTGTCTCCATATTGAATTCGTTTCTTGTTATTCCAAGGTCCCATGAAGAAACCTTACGTGGGAATCTTAGTTAAGTTCTTATAAAACATTTCTGGCTGGGTTtgatcctttttctttctcaggTGAAATGTTTGTATAATTATTTTACCATCATCATTCTGTGCCACTATTTTTGTTGGAGTCTGTTTCTAGGAAGCATCCCGGTTGCCAGGGACATGGTCACAGGCGGTACAATGTCTGATGTTTTTAGTGTCACATGTTAAAAACCGGCATGACGTTCTTCTCCTCGTCCATGATTTCGATAAAACTCGATAAACattttttaggttttgttttttgcctatttggttctcataaatattcctctctctctctcctcacattGAGTTTGTGTTGCTGTTCAGGCTTTGgggattttgatttattttacttctCGGTAGTGACCCATTTTTGAACGTAATCTTATTTTATTTCGTGATCCAGCTTATAATAATCTTTATTCCTTGTTCCTGGTGCTGAACAAACAAGTACTTATGTAGAACATcattttttaagttgtttgtttatttagctCAACActggcattcatgtctctggtgactcttcctatgaagtcagtagacggattgggagagcatggggcgggtcatgaggttgctggccgggggtgtgtggtgctccaaatacctctgcaaaaggatgaaggtccaagtctttagagtcctggtgcttcttgtcttgctatatggttgcgagacatggacgctatccagtgacctgagacgaagactggacacctttggtacggtgtctcttcagagaatccttggatacaactgatctgactttgtgttgctcacagggtcccaaatgaggcacattacttgcactTTGAGgtagcatcagttacagcactacggccatgtggcatgattccccgagggtgatctggtgtgcaggatcctcattgttgaggacccgagtggttggaccaggccaaggggacacccacgtaatacctggctacggcagatagagggtcatttccggaacataggactggaccgtgtgtctgcctgggggggttgccaatcaggatcccaagctgtttcttcatgtggtgggtgtggcaatgcgttgtaccagtgcatgctccctaacctgacctgaccttatcCACCTTGTGCTaactagaaattttttttttgcccttacaACTTCATGCAAGAATATATTTGCAAACAAACCACCTGAGAAGCTGTAAGGCATTACTATTACAGTTTATTTGGATCGTATTAGGAATAAAAGgcaatattactgtatataaagtgtgCACTCCGTGGTCGTTATGCCACTGAATCAATAAAATGCATCTCCATCATTACCTTTAATTCAACACTGGTTTTCTTGATAACAAACTGTCttctaagaaataaaaaattttgaTTATATCACACACAAGAGTCTAGCTTCATAAAGTCCAGAATAGGAGTCACTCCTGCTAGGCTACCGTGATTACTTATAGGGTGTAATGataatgagacagaggagaggagtcaggtggagaagtttgtttcagtGTAAAGAGAATTGTCTTCATCTTAGCATCAGTAAAAACAAATAGATGGAGGAGCCTAAGGTGTTCCAGATGATGGACTCTCTgtcgggcagactgcagtttgtgagactcaaggactgtgtgagcaacactggagcaccacaaggaaaagCCCGGACTCCTCTACTCTTCACTCCGTATACCTTggtctataaatataacagcaggtcaggtcacttacagcaattctcagatgattctgcacttatggggtgtgttgATAATGGGGATGAGACAAAGGATAACTTGttttcttggtacaaagagaatgGTCTTCATCTTAATATCAGAAAAatgatgagcctgtggtgtcctggactATCTGCTggacagaccgcagtttgtgagactcaaggtctgtgtctctgatacggatgtgagcaacactggacaccacaaggaacaggcctgtctccttttctctttactccgTATACCTCAGACTATACATATAaaagcaggtcatgtcacttgcagaaattctcagatgactctgaaCTTATGGGGTTTATTGATAAGaggggatgagacaaaggagaggagtcaggtagaGAAATTTGCTTCTTGGTGCTGAAAGAATAAGTTGgcaactcaacatcagccaaatcaagaaactggttattgactttcacaacaccaaagagcctctacgcCTGGATGTAGTGGTGGTGTGCTGCTACAATAtttggaggtccacatcaatgacaggttggaatggTTTTGTagactcttcttccttagaagactgtgttctttaatgtgagaagtgacatcctctctctgtgatggccagtgtggtgtgttgggctggtaacatcacctcaagagaagaccactaaatcaacaagctaGTTAAAAATAGCAGTCAGCTACGGTatgcactctggactccctggaggtagtagagagttaaaacaaaacagtgctaGTATGAACAAGGCTGTACATCCTGTCTGTGACATaccaacactgagtac
The sequence above is drawn from the Erpetoichthys calabaricus chromosome 3, fErpCal1.3, whole genome shotgun sequence genome and encodes:
- the csrnp2 gene encoding cysteine/serine-rich nuclear protein 2, with translation MDAVSVGSLKRKFEDVDVESPYSTPKDSDDDISSSDSAESCDSLNPPSSTPFIPASILRRQKSLGRKSVRFDAVTVYYFSRRQGFTSVPSQGGSSLGMARHHSAIRRYTLGEFAREQESSHRQVLREHLREEKLNARKMKLTKNGTVESAEAEGLTVEDVSDEDIDVDSVDVDDYFFLQPLPTKRRRALLRASGISRIDGEEKTELRAIRLSREECGCDCRFYCDPQSCGCSQAGIKCQVDRMSFPCGCSRDGCRNAAGRIEFNPVRVRTHYLHTIMKLELEKNRQLATSAAEVTIAATAASSSHASPQTDVAEMVTSGVDADELPSSPQSELPQDLGKEYSLQRDGYGTDSFDMENETAVLHLQSAEEFDRRRVEEEGQAGDMSASNGLGVCLLEGPGSPDGTQEVISEADTTETELGAPVIIQGELPPGASVLCFTENLNGSTQVLGEHPQDYLKDTSVLFYQIDQGTVLGFEGGPLDAGLPAGYTKAEGAEGETAVVVHCGSPTVELEGNSSLEMYAPLDSCLSVDMGALPNGSIASDEDHSELLSNTLESSSCCQDLPSKSTHILVGSEEDRAPSPTDI